GACCGAGACCCGCGGGTACGTCCGCGTCCACCAGTTCAACAAGGTCGAGCTGGTCAACTTCGTCCGGCCGGAGAACAGCTACGAGCGCCTCGAAGGGCTGCTCGCCGAGGCCGAGGAAGTGCTCGACCGCCTGGACTTGCCCTACCGCGTGCTGGACATGTGTACCGGCGACATGGGGTTCACCCAGGCCAAGAAGTACGACATCGAGGTGTGGGCACCCGGCGACGACATGGACGACGGCCCCGAGGAGGGCGGGCGCTGGCTGGAGGTGTCCTCGGTCTCGAACTTCGAGGACTTCCAGGCCCGTCGGGCGGGCATCCACTACCGGCCCGAGCGCCACGAATCGGCGGAGTACCTCCACACGCTCAACGGCAGCGGCGTCGCCGTCCCGCGCGTGATGGTCGCGATCATGGAGTACTACCAGAACGACGACGGCACGATCACCGTCCCCGAACCGCTGCGCCCCTACATGGGCGGCCAGGAACGCATCGAGGGCCACAACCCGGTCGGCGAGAGCGCCGTCGGCGAGGGCGACGGCGACGCCTGAGGCGGTCGGTCGTCCGAGCGTCCGAGAGGGGACCGCCAGCGACGAGCGATCCCACTGGGCGGCGTCGAGTGGCACTCGGGATCGAAAGCTGACGCCGCTGTGACGGGGAATGCCTATTTGTATCCGGTGCGTGACCGAAACGCATGACGCTCGAAGGACTCGACGAACTGGACAAGAAGATCATCCACGAACTGCAGACCGACGCGCGCCACACGTCTTCTGGGACGATCGCCGACGCGGCCGACGTCTCGGCCAGTACGGTCCGAAACAGGATCCAGCGACTGGAAGAACAGGGGCTCATCAGCGGGTACCACGCCGACGTGGAGTACGAGAGCGCCGGCTACCAGCTGTACACGCTGATCATCTGTACCGCGCCGGTCCCCCGACGAGAGGAGCTGGCCGAAGCGGCGCTGGAAGTTCCGGGTGTCGTCCGCGTGACGGAGGTCATGACCGGCGAGGAGAACGTCCACGTCAGCGTCGTCGGGGCGGACGGCGACGATCTCAGCCGTATCGGCCGGGACCTCGACGAACTCGGGCTGGAAGTCGCCGACGAGGACCTCATCCGAAGCGAGCACGTGGACGCGTTCGACGGGTTCGACGTCGAGTGTGCGGACGAATAGAAAATATCGAACCCCATAATCTACCGAATCGTCAATTGTATCGGCTAGCTTATTGCCGTCCGTCTGTAACAGTCGGGTAACATAGACACCGAACCGAAGCGGTGTCGACACAACAACACATGATCCGACAGTCACTACCCGGTCACACTCGCACGGCACTCCCAGACGAACGGGCGGCCCCCGTCGATGGGCGGTCGCTGGTCGTACGGGCGGAGGCGACCGATCCCCCGCCGGGCGTCCCGAGGGCCGGCGTCGCGGAGTGCAGACGAGTGCGCAGTAGCGGGACGCGACGGAACAGATGAAACAGCTAGAGCGAGACCTCGGCCTCCCGACCGTCCTGGCGATCAGCGTCGGCGCGATGATCGGCAGCGGGATCTTCATTCTCCCGGCCCTGGCGCTCAAGACGGCCGGTCCCTCGGTCGTGCTCGCCTACCTGCTCGCGGGAATCCTCGTCGTGCCGGCGGCGCTGTCGAAGTCCGAGATGGCGACGGCGATGCCCGAGGCCGGCGGGACCTACCTCTACATCGAGCGCGGGATGGGGCCGCTGTTCGGGACGGTCGCGGGCGTCGGCACGTGGTTCTCGCTGGCGTTCAAGGGCGGGCTCGCGCTGGTCGGCGGCGTTCCTTACCTCCTGATCCTGTTCGACCTCCCGGTCAAGCCCGTCGCGCTGGGACTGGCAGTTGTCCTGATCCTGGTGAATCTCGCCGGAGCGAAACAGACCGGCCGCCTGCAGGTCGCCATCGTCGTGGTGATGCTGGCGGCGCTGTCGTGGTTCGTCGTCGGCAGCGGGGCGAGCGTCCAGCAGGCCAACTTCCAGCCGTTCTACGCCGACGGACTGTCCGGCCTGCTGGCCGCGACGGGGCTGGTGTTCGTCTCCTACGCTGGCGTCACGAAGGTCGCCAGCGTCGCCGAGGAAGTCGAGAACCCGGACCGGAACATCCCGCTGGGCATCCTGGGCTCGCTGGCGTTCACGACGCTGCTGTACGTCCTGATCGTGGCGATCATCGTCGGCGTCACCGACGCGGGCGTGGTCGCCGGCTCCGCCACCCCGGTCGCCGAGGCCGCGCGGGCGACGCTGGGCGAGTGGGGGGTCTGGGCCGTGGTGCTGGCGGCGATCCTCGCGCTGATCTCGACGGCCAACGCCGGCATCCTCTCGTCGTCTCGGTACCCCTTCGCGATGGCCCGTGACGGCCTCGTGCCCACGTCGCTGGCAGAGGTCAGCGAGCGCTTTGGCACGCCGTCGCTGTCGATTTCGCTGACCGGGATCGTCCTGCTGGCCCTGATCGCGTTCGTCCCGATCCTCGACATCGCGAAACTCGCCAGCGCGTTCCAGATCCTCGTGTTCGTCCTGATCAACGTCGCGATCGTGGCCTTCCGCGAGGGCGAGGGCGACTACGAGCCAAGCTTCGAGGCCCCGCTGTACCCCTGGATGCAGGTCGGCGGGGTGCTCAGCGGCATCGTGTTGCTCACCCAGATGGGACCGGTCGCGATCGCCGGGGCCGTCGTCATCACCGTGGGGAGCGTGCTCTGGTACGTCCTCTACGCCCGGCCCAACGTCGAGCGACAGGGTGCCGCGGCCGACGCGGTCGGACAGGGAATCGGCGACGCGCTCATCGACGAGACCGCCTCGGCGATGGAGAACAAGCCCTACGAGGTGCTGGTCGCGATCACCCGAGAGATGGATCGCGAGCGCGAGGCCGCACTGCTACGGATCGCCGCCGACCTCGTGCGGCCACACGACGGCCGCGTCGTCGCCGTCTGGTTCGAGGAGGTGCCAGACCAGATTGACCTCGAAACGGCCTCCGAGACGCAGTCGCCGGCAGACGTTCAGTTCGAAGAACAGACCGACGACCTCGCAGACGACCTGAACGTCGCCGTCGACGCGGGCGAGATCGTCAGCCACGACACGAAACACGCGATCGTCAACTTCGCGCGCCATCGCGGCGTCGACGCAATCGTCGCGGAACACGAACACCGACGGCTCCGGTCGCGGCTGTTCGGCGATCCGGTCGACTGGATCGTCGACCACGCACCCTGTGACGTGTTGCTGGTGGACAACAGGGGGTACGACCGACCGAAGCGCATCGCGGTCGAGGACGACGGCGGCCCGTTCCACCCCAACACCGTCGCGATCACGGACGCGCTGGCCGCCGAGAACGGCAGTCGCGTCGTCTTCAGCCCGGGGGACAAAGACGAGAACGGCCCCGGAGTGACGTACCGAGAACAGCTGGCGGACCTGCTGTCAGTCCCGGTCTCGGCCACCGGCACGGAGACCGCACAGACCAGACCGGACATTCGGATCCGCCGGGGAGCCGATCACCGACTCCGGGGCTCGCTGCTCGACCGGCGGCCCGACGGCCCGGCCGACAGCACCGAGATCACCGTCCACGCACACGAGTCCGAACAGCCGGGGCTGCTCCGGCGACTGTTCGAGCGCATCGTGTTCTGACCCTCAGGACTCCGGCGTGTGGGTCCTGAGCCGGGTAATCACGCCGTCCTCGAACGCGAACACGTCGACGAACCGCGTGATCTCCGCCCCGTCACTGGCCAGCAGTCGTCCCTCGACCGCGACGGTCGACGCCCCGGTGTAGACCGTCGCTATCGGGTGGCTTGTCTCCGTCTGCGGGCGCTCCTCGCGCATGAACTGGACGAAGCGGTCGCGCCCCTCGAAGGTCCGATCCGGTCGCTCGTGGACGAAGTCAGGGGCGAGTACGTCCGAAAGCAGGTCGTAGTCGTGCTCGTCCAGTGCCCGGTAGTACGCGCGTGCCGTCGCCACCCGATCCATGACTGGCCCCTCGCCCGGCAGCGACGAGAAAGTGGTGGTCCGGTAGCCAGACGGACGGTTGGAGGCGACGGCTCGGTCGATCGCACGACAGTGTCGATCGAGCCGAGAGCGAACGACGATCGGCGGTGTCAGTACCGCTCGCCGTCGTCGTCCTCGTCGTCCGCGGCGAGTTCCTCCTCGGTCGGGATCGCGGCCATGTCCTCGTCGCTGGCACCGTCCGGTTCGTCGAGCGCGTCCGTCTCGTCGAGGTGGTCCCGTTGGTCCGGAGCGTCGTCGGGCGACGCTCCGCCGTCGCCATCGTCGAACGCGGCCCCGCCGTCACCCGATCCCGTGCCGGGTTCCAGCGAGCCAGATCCCGGCGGCGGAACGTCCGCGTCGTCCGGTTCGAGCGAGGGCGTGTCGGGCGTGGAGTCCGGGTGCTCCTCGTCCGGGCCGTCCACTCGCTCCTCGTCCGCCGGTGAGCGCTCCGACGTCGACTGGCTCGCTTCCAGGTCCGCTTCGAGTTCGGCCAGATCGTCGCCCTCGGCGTCACCGTCGTCGGCGTCCGGCGGTGCGTCGACCATGCTCGTCGGCGTCTCCTCTAGGTCCCCACCGGTCGGGTCGTCGGGCTGGTTGGCGGTCAGTTCCGCCTCGATCTCCTGGAGTTCCGCGTCGTCGATCTCCTCCTCGCCGCCGGTCTCGTCTCCCGACCCCTCGCCTGCCGGCGTCTCGTCGAGCGACGGCGCGTCGGCCTCCGCACCGCCGGTCGCGGCCTCGTCGATGTCGATCGCCAGTTCGACCTCCGCGTCGTCGTCCTGCGGGAGGATGCTCTGGGCGTCGTCGGCGTCGAGATCCGGCGGCCACGCGTCGGGATCGATCGGTTCGCCGATGTCGCGGGCGGTCTCCAGCGGTCGCTCGGCGTCGTCCCGGAGCTGCTGGCCCGCCGCGCCGGCACCGCTCGAATACTCGCTGGCCGACTCCGAGAGCCACTCGGCGGCCTGCCAGAGCGCGGTCGCCTTCTCCTCGGCGCGCTCGTAGTACGTCGTCAGGTCGGCGTCGTCGACGAACCGGACGGCGCTGTCGAAGTGGTCGGCGGCCTCCTCGAAGGCCGCCTGTGCCCGCCCGAAGTCAGACTGAGCGAGCATCCACTCCGAGTCCTGGTAGGACCCCATGGCGCTCGTGAACGCCCGCCGCCCTTCGGTGTAGTGGGCGTGGCCGACCCGATAGCGGGCGAAGGCGGTGTCGTCGCCGCCGGTGTCGCCGATCGTGTCCTTGATGGCGTCCACGTCGGGCAGGGCCAGCGGGCTCTGTGTCGACCAGGCGCACTGGACGATCCCGTCGTGGTCGACGACGAACACCGCCCGTTCGATCAGGGCCTGCCCGACGGCGTCCTCGAATGTGACGCCGTACTCTCGGGCGACCTCGCGACGCGTGTCCGAGAGCAGCGGGACGTGCAGGTCGTACGCCTCGGCGAAGGCAGCGTGGCTGTACAGGGTGTCCGCGCTGATCCCCAGCACGCTCACGTCTTTTTGCATCGTGAACAGGTCGAGTTCGTCCAGGTCCGACTCCTCGTCACAGGCCGGGTTGAAGTCGCCGGGATAGAACGCGAGGATGACCACGTCCTCGCCGAGGTACTCGTCCAGCGCCACCCGCCGGTGCTCGCCGTCGACGACGGCCGGTAGCTCGAACCGCGGCGCTTCGTCGCCCTCGGAAATCACTGCGAGAGAGTTTCTCGTTCGGCCACTTAACTGTATGTCCAAAATCGAAGCTCGTGGCCCTTATACCGGCTGGCGACCTACGAGCGGCCGTGGAACTACACGTCCGGTACGAGGGCGACGACGATCCCGACAAGTGCAGCGCCCGGCGGCTCGCGCAGTTCGACGAGGCCGAGTTGCACCGCGCGACCCGGTCGACGCCGCCGGGGATCGTGCTGAACCCCTTCGCCGACCAGGCCCTCTCACCGGCGGACCGGGCGGGCTCCGGGTCCCGCACCGACCGAGTGGTGGCACTGGACTGCTCGTGGGAGACCGCCGAGCGGGAGGCGTTCGACCTCGAAGGGCTCCACCGGTCGCTGCCCTTCCTCGTTGCCGGCAACCCCGTCAACTACGGCACCGCCTTCCAGCTCAACACGGTCGAGGCCTTCGCCGGGGCGCTCTGTATCCTCGGCGAGCGCGACCACGCCGAGCGGTTGCTCGAACACTTCAGCTGGGGCCACACCTTCCTCGAACTCAACGAGGAGCCACTGGAGCGGTACGCGGCGTGTGCGGATTCGAGCGAGGTCGTCGCCGTCCAGGACGACTATCTGGCCGAGGAATGACGAGCCGGCGGTCGACGAGGGCGACGAGATCGCCAGCCGTCACCAGCCGAAACCCCGACGCGCCGTCGGTTCGAGCGGGCTCGACGGGAGCCCCGCCTGTGGCTCGGGCGCGTTGTACTCGCCCGGTGCCACGTCGTTGGGTGCGTCGGGATAGCACAGCGACGCCAGCGCCTGGATCTGCCCGCGGCCGACGCCGAGTTCGAACTGCCCGCCGCCGTACAGCTGGATGCCGCGTTGCTCGCAGTAGGCGATCGACTCCAGCAGCGACTCGACGGTGCCAAACCGGGAGGGCTTGCAGTTGAGCCACGACGGTTCGACGGGCAGTGCCTCGATGCTGGCGATGCCCGTGATCGGGTAGTCCCAGCTCAGCCGCTCCTCGCGCCCCTCGAACACCGATCGCGTCTCGTCGGTGATCGCCGCGTCCTCGACGACGGCGTCGGGCAGCCCCTCGGCGACGTGCCGATAGAATTCGGCGTCGATCGGCGTGTCCACGTCGGTCCCCTCGTAGTAGGCCTTCAGGTCGACGACGCGGACCGCGTCGGTCGCCGCGAGGGCCGCGATCAGCTCGGCGTCCCAGTCGGGCGTGGGGTCGAGCTTGAACTCGATGCCGGGGTCGATGTCGAGCCACGCCTCGACGCGGTCGGTCGTCGGCCGCCCGTCGCCGTCCTCGCTCAGCCGCGTCGAGACCACGAACCGGACGGGATCGTACGTCCGGTCCAGTGCGTCCCCGAGCGTCCGGCCGGCCTGTTTCAGCGCCAGGTCAAGCGCCGCGCTCTCGAAGGCCCAGCGCCGGTAGTGACGGGCCGGGTCCTGCGTCGGCGGCTCCGGCCACAGGTCGATGTCGTCGAGTCGGTCGGAGAACGAATCCAGCGTGTACTCGCCGGCCAGATCGGCCGTGAGCGCGTGCATCGAATCGTGGTCCTCGGGCTCGTAGGTCACGTCCTCCCCGCGCCCGACCTCGCCGTCGCCGTGGAGCGCGACCGTCGTCGTTCGCCGCGTGAACCCACTGGAGGTGTCACGGCGACGATCGGCAAGCTCGTACTCGTCGACGGTCAGCTTCAGGTCGGCGACCCGCTCGTACATACCACTCCTTGGTCGCGGGGCGAAATAAATGGCCGGCAGCGAGTGGCCGAGTGATACTACCGGCTGTAAATCTGTGAACGATTTCGCCACCCCGGGGTGGCGAAGATCCTCACGAAGTTACAGCCGGCAGTATGACTTACAAGCGCAGCGACGCAGTGGTGCATACGATGTCGCGTACAACTGCCACCGCGGTCGTGGTCGTCCTCGTCACCCTCGCGGGCTGTAGCGGGCTGCTGGTCTCAGAGGACGCCACGCCGACGGTGAGCGAGACGGCCACGCCGACCGCCGTCGAGTCCCAGACCACGACGCCGACGGCTACTCCATCACCGACAGAGACGCCCACACCGACCGAGACGGAGACGCCGACGCCCACTCCATCACCGACAGAGACGGCCACGCAAACGCCGGACGACACGCTCTCGTCGGACAACCCGTGGGGCCAGGAGATCGTCCCGGTGCGGATCAACGACAGCGCCGACGACGGGCGCAACACCACCGCGCTCACGGTCCGGACGATCGACTACTGGAACGCCAACATCGAGCGCTACACCGACTTCGAGTACCGCTTCGTGCTGGCCGAGGGCCCCGACGACGCACGCGTCGAGGTCCAGTTCAGAGAGTCGGTCGATCGCTGTGACGAGCAGGAGACCAACGTCGCGGGCTGTGCGGCGTACCTCCACGAGGGGACGAGAGCCAGAGACCTCGAAGTCGCCGCCGTCGAGAGCCAGGGCTCGAACGCGGGGGTCCTGGCGACGACGCGCCACGAATTCGGCCACCTCGTCGGGCTGAACCACAGCGACGAGCCCCTGGACCTGATGGCACAGCGCTACGAGGGCGACATCCGCGACGCCACCGACCGACCGTTCCCGTGGTACGGCGACACCCTCCACGTCGCGGTCGAGCCAGACACGATCGACGGGGACCCGGCGGTGGTCCGCGAGCAGGTCCGCCACGCGGTCGAGTACTACGACGCCGGGGCCGACGGCACCGTGCCGGAGAACGTCAGCGTCGTCGTGAGCGACGAACCGGAGTTCGCCGAGGTCGTCGTCACCAACGACAGCGAGCGGGGCTGTACGGTCACCGACGGATCGGGCGCTCTCCGCTCGGTCCGGAACCTCGACACCGACGAGCGCGCGGAGCTGTACACCCGGATGGTCGTCTGTATCGGCCCCGTCGGCGAGGACGCCGTCGGCTGGCACACCGGCTACTGGCTGGGGTCGGCATTCGGGCTGGAAGACGGCGAGCGGGCGGCCATCTTCAGGACCAACGACCCACGCGAGGTCCGCAGCGACTGGTGGAAGTAAGCGCCGGATTGCTCACCTTTTTTACAACCGTCCGAGTGCGCTCAGTATGAAGGGGCGAACGCCGTTGTCACGACGGGACGCGCTCGCGACGATCGGTGCGCTCGGCGCGACGGCACTCGCAGGCTGTCAGTCCGCCGAGCCGTCGATCAAGATCGACAGAACGGTGCTGCGCGACGAGGTGACGCCGATTCGGCTCACGGGCTTCCCGCCCGAGACCGAGGTCGAACTGGCGGTTCACATGGACTGGGAGCAGCCGTCCGTCTCAACGCTGACGATCAAGACAGACAGTGAGGGAATCGCGGATCTCAGCGATCAGGCACCGGTCGCGGGCGACTACGAGGGTGTCGCGCCGATGGGGTGGCTGTGGTCGATGCGCCAGCCCGAGGAACTGCCAGGACTGCTTACAACGGCAGTATCGACGGCCAGCGAGACCGAGACGGCGACTGAGACCGAGACGCCACCGGTCTCGTCGGCAACGGTCACGCTCGTCGCGGCGATCGACGGCGAGCGACGGGCGACGGCGACCCAGACCCGGCGGCTCGTCGGCGAGAGTGTCGAACACCGGCCGGTCAGGCAGTCTGATCTCGTC
Above is a genomic segment from Halomicrobium sp. LC1Hm containing:
- a CDS encoding nuclear transport factor 2 family protein, producing MDRVATARAYYRALDEHDYDLLSDVLAPDFVHERPDRTFEGRDRFVQFMREERPQTETSHPIATVYTGASTVAVEGRLLASDGAEITRFVDVFAFEDGVITRLRTHTPES
- a CDS encoding DUF367 family protein, producing the protein MELHVRYEGDDDPDKCSARRLAQFDEAELHRATRSTPPGIVLNPFADQALSPADRAGSGSRTDRVVALDCSWETAEREAFDLEGLHRSLPFLVAGNPVNYGTAFQLNTVEAFAGALCILGERDHAERLLEHFSWGHTFLELNEEPLERYAACADSSEVVAVQDDYLAEE
- a CDS encoding amino acid transporter, with the protein product MKQLERDLGLPTVLAISVGAMIGSGIFILPALALKTAGPSVVLAYLLAGILVVPAALSKSEMATAMPEAGGTYLYIERGMGPLFGTVAGVGTWFSLAFKGGLALVGGVPYLLILFDLPVKPVALGLAVVLILVNLAGAKQTGRLQVAIVVVMLAALSWFVVGSGASVQQANFQPFYADGLSGLLAATGLVFVSYAGVTKVASVAEEVENPDRNIPLGILGSLAFTTLLYVLIVAIIVGVTDAGVVAGSATPVAEAARATLGEWGVWAVVLAAILALISTANAGILSSSRYPFAMARDGLVPTSLAEVSERFGTPSLSISLTGIVLLALIAFVPILDIAKLASAFQILVFVLINVAIVAFREGEGDYEPSFEAPLYPWMQVGGVLSGIVLLTQMGPVAIAGAVVITVGSVLWYVLYARPNVERQGAAADAVGQGIGDALIDETASAMENKPYEVLVAITREMDREREAALLRIAADLVRPHDGRVVAVWFEEVPDQIDLETASETQSPADVQFEEQTDDLADDLNVAVDAGEIVSHDTKHAIVNFARHRGVDAIVAEHEHRRLRSRLFGDPVDWIVDHAPCDVLLVDNRGYDRPKRIAVEDDGGPFHPNTVAITDALAAENGSRVVFSPGDKDENGPGVTYREQLADLLSVPVSATGTETAQTRPDIRIRRGADHRLRGSLLDRRPDGPADSTEITVHAHESEQPGLLRRLFERIVF
- a CDS encoding matrixin family metalloprotease, whose translation is MSRTTATAVVVVLVTLAGCSGLLVSEDATPTVSETATPTAVESQTTTPTATPSPTETPTPTETETPTPTPSPTETATQTPDDTLSSDNPWGQEIVPVRINDSADDGRNTTALTVRTIDYWNANIERYTDFEYRFVLAEGPDDARVEVQFRESVDRCDEQETNVAGCAAYLHEGTRARDLEVAAVESQGSNAGVLATTRHEFGHLVGLNHSDEPLDLMAQRYEGDIRDATDRPFPWYGDTLHVAVEPDTIDGDPAVVREQVRHAVEYYDAGADGTVPENVSVVVSDEPEFAEVVVTNDSERGCTVTDGSGALRSVRNLDTDERAELYTRMVVCIGPVGEDAVGWHTGYWLGSAFGLEDGERAAIFRTNDPREVRSDWWK
- a CDS encoding redoxin domain-containing protein, translated to MISEGDEAPRFELPAVVDGEHRRVALDEYLGEDVVILAFYPGDFNPACDEESDLDELDLFTMQKDVSVLGISADTLYSHAAFAEAYDLHVPLLSDTRREVAREYGVTFEDAVGQALIERAVFVVDHDGIVQCAWSTQSPLALPDVDAIKDTIGDTGGDDTAFARYRVGHAHYTEGRRAFTSAMGSYQDSEWMLAQSDFGRAQAAFEEAADHFDSAVRFVDDADLTTYYERAEEKATALWQAAEWLSESASEYSSGAGAAGQQLRDDAERPLETARDIGEPIDPDAWPPDLDADDAQSILPQDDDAEVELAIDIDEAATGGAEADAPSLDETPAGEGSGDETGGEEEIDDAELQEIEAELTANQPDDPTGGDLEETPTSMVDAPPDADDGDAEGDDLAELEADLEASQSTSERSPADEERVDGPDEEHPDSTPDTPSLEPDDADVPPPGSGSLEPGTGSGDGGAAFDDGDGGASPDDAPDQRDHLDETDALDEPDGASDEDMAAIPTEEELAADDEDDDGERY
- a CDS encoding Lrp/AsnC family transcriptional regulator, which produces MTLEGLDELDKKIIHELQTDARHTSSGTIADAADVSASTVRNRIQRLEEQGLISGYHADVEYESAGYQLYTLIICTAPVPRREELAEAALEVPGVVRVTEVMTGEENVHVSVVGADGDDLSRIGRDLDELGLEVADEDLIRSEHVDAFDGFDVECADE